The genomic window GATTACAGCCCTCTCCGATAGGCTTCGTTGGCACCGTCTCGTCCAACGCAGGGTGGTTAACGCAACTGCCGTGCCAATCGTTATAATTGACGGGTTTAACCGAAAGATGTTCGCCGGAATTATCGGAACATTGGTAGAAAACCAGGAAATTCGCAGCTGTTCGTGGCGGCGTTTCAGTCCGTTATGGGGCGGACGTGCCGGAAGTTTGGTCCCTCGGCGGCCAGGTTTCCGACTTGAATGTCTGTAAATCTTGCAATTGCCCATCAGGCAGGCGGGTGATGCAAAACGCTGCATCGTGATCGACAATTTGCAACAACAGCTGCTGCAGGTCGTCCCACAGGCAGTTGCCGCGGAGGTGTACATATTGCAAACGCCGGCCGTCGTCGTACAGCATGCCGGACAATTGCCGGTTGCTGGCGGCATCGATCATCCAGACAAAAAAGCCGTCGGGTTCCAGATCCAGCCGATCAATGCTAGCCATTCGTGCTGCGGCTTCGTCAAAACCGCTCGGCAGCGGACCACCGCCCTCCCCTGCCAGATGAATTTCAAAACTCGCTACGTTCACGGATATCCGCCTGCATGAAGAAGAAAGAAAGGGCCCAGCTGGTCCAGCAGCGTTTGATGGAGTTGTACCCCGAGCCCGCGATTCCGCTAGACCATACCGACTCCTTCACGTTGCTGGTCGCGGTGCTGCTGAGCGCGCAGTGTACCGACAAGAAAGTCAACGAGATCACTCCGGCCCTGTTTCGCGTCGGCGGCACGCCGCAGCGGATGGCGGCTCTGGGTGTGGACACGATTCTGGACATCATCCGTCCGTTGGGTTTGGCGCCGCAAAAGGCCAAAGCCCTGGCCGGATTGTCGCAGCAATTGATCGATCGATTTGATTCCCAGGTGCCTCAGACCTTTGAGGGACTGGAATCGCTGCCCGGTGTGGGGCACAAAACGGCCAGCGTGGTGATGTCGCAAGCCTTCGGCCACCCCGCCTTTCCGGTCGATACGCACATCCACCGGTTGGCGCAGCGGTGGGGATTAAGCGACGGCAGCAGCGTCAAAAAAACGGAACAGGATCTGAAAAAGCTATTCCCCGAAGACTGCTGGAACCGGCTGCACCTGCAAATCATTTATTATGGACGGGAGTACTGCAGCGCGCGGGGCTGCGACGGCACCAAGTGCCCGCTGTGCCGCGAACTGTACCCCAATCGCCGCAAGCCCGTCGTCCACCGCAAAGCGTAAACTGGTAGTAGCATGGGCCCCCGGCCCGTGTAGACAAACGCAACGTCTGGAGCACACGGGCCAGGGGCCCATGCTACGGGAGCACACGGGCCGGGGGCCCATGCTACGGGGTGCTTGCCGCGGCCCACCGTCTGGCGACGGTAGCTACGGGTGCGCACGGAAGACATTTACTTTTAGGAAAACGACTGTGGCTGATTCTTCGTTGACGGCGGACCGTATCGCCCTGCGTTCACTTCGCTTTCATTGGCGGATCGCGGCGTCGGTGGCATTGGGCGCGGCCGTGGCGACCGCCGTGATCACCGGGGCACTGTTGGTCGGCGATTCGATGCGCGGCAGCTTGCGCGAGCTGACCGAACAGCGATTAGGCAAAATCGACTTCGCCGTGTTTCCCGGTGGGTTCTTCAATCCAGACGATTGGCTGGCTGATCAAGCGGATGTGGTTGGCGAGCCGGTGGTGTATTTTTCTCGCGGCGTGCTGGAAACCAAGGTGACGGTGGATGTGCCTGGAGAGCCGGAACCGCGGGAGGTCGTGCGCCGGGCCGGAGCCGTGCAGATTTTGGCAACCGAGCCCTCGTTCTGGGATTTGGATAACAGCGGCGTGCGGCCCGAGCAGATGCCGGGACCGGACAGCGTGGTCTTAAACGCCGCCGCGGCGGATGAAATCGGCGTCGGTGTTGGCGATCGGGTGACCGTGCGGCTTCCCTACGAGCAAGCTGTGCCGGCGGACAGCCCGCTGGGACGTAACGAGGCCGAATCGGAAGGCTTGCCGCGGATGGAAGTCGTCGCGGTGATCCCCACACGCGGACTGGGACGATTCGCGCTGTCACCCAGTCAGGCCGAACCGCTGAACGTGTACCTGTCACGCGAATTGGTCGCCGACGTGTTGGCTCGCGAGGGGCAAGCCAACGTGTTGTTGATCGATGCGGCCGACGCCGACTCCAACGATCTGGCGGACGCTCAGCGACAAGCCGACGCCCTGCAGCAGTCCCTGCAGCCGCGACTGGGGGACTACGGTTTGCAGCTGAGCCACATCCAACGCTCCTTCAATGATTCGCCGGTGATCGATTACTACAGCCTGAGCAGCGATCGGCTGATGCTCGCCGACGAAGTTCGTCAGGCGGTCGTCGAGGAATTGAATCCCACCAGGGTGCACCCGGTGATGACTTATCTAGCCAACAAGATCGAACGGGTCGGCAATGATGCAGACGAGGACGATGCAGACGACGCCGATGCAGACGAGGCCGATGCAGACGAGGCCGAGCCGGTGGTGGTGCCCTACAGCACGCTGACGGCGATCGATTCCCTCCCGGACCTGCCGCTGAATTACGATTTTCCCGAGTCGATTTCGGGGGCTTCGCAGGACGTCGGAGATGCGATTCCGTTGGTCCTTAATAGCTGGGCGGCCGAGCGATTGGGGGCCGTGGTGGGCGATCGTTTGAAGGTCACGTACTTCGAACCCGAGACGGCCGATGGTCAGGAGATCGCTCGTCACTTCGAGTCCATCCTGACCGACATCGTCCCGATCACCGAGCCCAAACAGCCGTATCGCCGCAACCGCTCCGCCGTGTTTGATCAACGGCCGACGGTGTACAACGACCCCGACCTAACGCCCACGGTTCCGGGCGTCACGGATCAGGATTCGATTCTAAATTGGGATCTGCCCTTTCCCTTGGAAGACGGCTTGGTCAAACCGGAAGACGACGAGTACTGGAATGATTATCGGCTGACCCCCAAAGCGTTTATCCCGTTGGCAGCCGGTCAGCGTTTGTTTGGCAGCCGATTTGGCGATACCACCAGTTTGCGAATCGATCCGGCGACCGGAGAAGATTTGCCTGCTCTGACCACCGCGATCGAGCAGCGCTTGCTGCAGCACAAAGACGCGCTGGGATTCGAAGTCCAGCCGATCCACGCTCAGCAGATGGCGGCTTCCAGCGGCACGACGCCCTTTGACGTGTTGTTCCTGATGCTCAGCATGTTCGTGATCTTCGCCGCGTTGATGTTGATTGCCCTGCTGTTGCGGCTGGGCTTGTTGGCGCGTTCTCGCGAATACGGCACGTTGCTGGCCACCGGTTGGTCCGGCGCGGCGGCGGCTCGTCTGGCGACGCGGGAAGGCATGTTGGCGGCCGTGGCCGGGGCGCTATTGGGGGTGGCTTTGGGGATCGGCTATGCATGGCTGGTGCTGTGGGCGCTGCGGACCTGGTGGGTCGGCGCGGTGACGGTTCCCTTCCTGCAGTTCCATGGTTCCGTGGTCAGCTTGCTGGGCGGACTGCTGGGCGGCACGTTGAGCGCCTGGGCGACGATCCGCTTCACCACGCGGCAGCTGCGTCGCACGCCGCCGCGCACATTGCTGGCCGGCCAATTTGGCGAAGCCGACAACGGGGCACGCCCGGCCGGCAGCTCGCGCGGTTGGCTGCAACCGTTGGCCTGGGTGTTGATCGCAATCAGTCTGCTGTTGGGAGCAGTGGCCACGCAGCTGGGCGGACAGAGTCAAGCCGGTGCGTTTGTCGGCGGCGGGATGTTATTGTTGATGGGCACGCTGGTTTGGATGTACGCTCGGCTGCGGCACACGGCTCGTGATCGCTCGGGCGGTACGCAGGCGACCGATTCGCTGTGGCGTTTGGCCATCGGCAACGCTCGCCGTAATCCGCTGCGGAGCACGCTCACGATCGGCTTGATGGCGTCGGCGTGTTTTCTGATTCTGTCGATGAGTGCATTTCAGTTGTCGCCCACCGATGCCGGCGTGGGCGGGTTTGATCTGATCGGTCAAACCGCTCAGCCCTACTACCGGGAATTGTCCGATCCTCTGGTGCAGCGGGAAGTTTTCGGAAATCGAACGCAGCACCTGGCCGGTTCCACATTGGTGTCCGTCCGCATGCGGCCCGGGCAAGACGCTAGTTGCAACAATTTGTACAAAGCCGTTCAGCCCACGGTGTTGGGCGTGCCGGAGCGCCTGGCGGGGCTGTACGAGAGCGAGCAATTAACGCCCTTCGCCTGGGCGGCCAGCGAAGACATGCCGTCAGGGCAATCGCCGTGGCGAGCGTTGGAGACTCCTGCCGCGGGAACGGCGGAGGACCCCCTGCCGATGGTGTTGGACCAAGCCACCGCGATGTGGGCGTTGCAGATCTACGGTGGTGTGGGGGCCACCAAAGCGTTTGAATTTGACGACGGACAGACGCGGCACTTCAAAGTCGTTGGGCTGCTGTCCAATTCGGTGCTGCAGGGAGTGGTCTTGATCGGCGAAGCAAATTTCAAAACTTCCTTCCCGCAGATCAGTGGCGATCAGTACTTTTTGATCCACGTTCCGCCCGCCCAGCGCGAGCCGCTGGTCGAGTTGTTGGAGAATCGCTTGGGGGACGTGGGCATGGACATCACCGAAAGCCGCACGGTGTTGGCTCGCCTGTTGGCCGTCCAGAACACCTACTTGCGGACGTTTCAAAGCCTTGGCGCCCTGGGTTTGTTGCTGGGCACGATCGGCTTGGCGATCGCTCAACTGCGAAGCGTCCTGGAACGCCGCGGTGAACTGGCCGTGATGCGGGCGATCGGGTTTACCCGCTGGCGGTTGGCCCAGAGCGTGATGATGGAGCACGCGGCGCTGTTGCTGGCGGGGATCGGCAGCGGGGTGTTCGCGGCGTTGGTCGCCGTCGTACCCTACGCCTGGCTGGGCCGCGCCCAGTTGCCACTGGCCGAACCGTTGGCCTGGATGGCCGCCGTGTTGGTGGTCGGCATGCTGGCCGGCGTCACGGTGTTATCACGCGTGATCCGCATGCCGCTGATCCAGTCGCTGCGCTCGCAGTAGCGGGGGACGCATCGTAGCTACCGTCGCCAGGCGGTGGGCCCCGGCGCGGTCGCCCACGCTCTGGCGAGCGTAGCTACGGGCGCGGTGTCCAAACTCTGGCGAGTTCGGCTACGGGTGTTGCTTCACGGCAACTAAAAATCGCTCAGCTGGACGACTTCTTGGTTGTTCCGCGTGGCCAATGCCTTGTAGACACGCAGGTCGACCGTGTCGGGGATGAAGCGGACCGAACCGTCGGCGAGAGCAAAGTTGACGCCGCCGGGATGGTAGCTGCTGAAGTCCTCGAAGTGTCCGATGGGATCGTTGGGCGTGTGGTCGGCCGCGCCCACCACGCGCGATTCGGCGGCGTTGGCGGTCGGCACCACGCCGTGCCAGATCGAACCGCCCAGGCGACTGTTGCGTTCGCCATACATCAGCGTGGAGCTGAGTCCGTCGGTGGCGTCGCGGAAGCGGTGCGCGCTGTTGCCGTAGAACAAGCCGTCGCCGGCATAGGCATCGTCGTGAATGTCGAAGGTGCCGAACACGCCGGCGTAGTTACTTTTGGAAATCGAAAATAACGGGTCCGTATCGTCGACACTTTCACTTTCGTGTTCGTGGTCCTCGTCGTCATGGTCGTCGTCTTCGTGCCCGTGGCCATGCCCGTCTCCCTCCGCTTCGCCGATCGCAAACACGTCCTCGCCGGTGTCGCTGGGGCAGATAAAGCCGGCAATCACATAGCCCCGCAGCGGCGTGTGGACCGCGGCGTCGATGGGTTGAGTGAAGTCGATTTGGTCATGGATGGAGGTCTGTTCCATTTGGTTTAACACGGCCGCCGCCCAGCCCCAGCCGGGCAAGCCACTGGTGCCGCGCGATTCCCAGCCCGAGGGCAAGCGGCTGAAGGTGTCGTGGTAATTGTGCGTCGCCAATACCACCTGATGCAAATTGTTCTTGCAACTGATGCGGCGTACCGCTTCGCGAGCCGCTTGGACGGCCGGCAGCAAGAGACCGACCAGGATGCCGATGATGGCGATCACGACTAACAATTCAACCAACGTAAAACCACGGCGCAGCGTGGCTGCCCCTGAGTGCTCAATGCGCATAATAATAACCTGCAATAATTAATAGAAAGAGATTGGATCTTTTGAATCAGCCCAATCGTGCAGGTGGCCCGCGGGGCCCGTCGATGCTGAGTCGTACCGAGCGGCTCAGCGGTTGGTCGGCAAAGAAACAGCGTTGCGTCGGGCCGGCACGGACATAGCCGCTTGCGCAACCCGCGGTGGATGTAAATTGTCTGGTCGAGATTTGGCACAACACGCACAGCCCGTCGCAGCTAAGCAGCGGAAAGTGTTGGGCCAGGCTAGCGTTGTGACCGTGCTGCTCAACATCGCCAGCGCCGGGCGTCGTCGCGTGACAGCAGTCGCGGTCCGCGTCCGGGTGGGGATGCGGGTGAGCAGCATGCGATGCTTCCACAGCATGCGCTTGCTCGCATGCGATATGCTCGCCATGCGCATCGTGATCGTGAACCGCTGGTAACAACCAGCCGCCCAGCAGATACGCCACCAGGGCGATCGATGCGGTGATGCGAGTCAAATTCATGGGTTTGATATTATCTCAATGTTGCCCGCTCGGGACAGCCTAATGTCGGATTCTCTGCGAAAAATCGGGATCCTTCAAGTGTTGCCGGATCCGCATCGTGACGTTGGCTTGCTTGCGAGCCTGTTCAAATGGTAGGGGGGTGGCCAGTAGTCCCAGGTCGTAGGCCATCGAATCGCTGTGGCCGGGCAGCAGGTTTTGCAGGGTGCTGGGGACCGTCTCGGGGCTGATGTGATTGATATGTTCAATCAGATTGGTGGTGCAGTTGTTGGCGATCGAGTCATAAAACTCGGGTTGAGCGGCCAGTTGGTTGGTTCTACGCAGGACATGCCGGAGTAGTTCCGCCGCCTGTTCGGGCGTGGCAATCGAGCGGTACAGGTAGACGTCGTCCTGCCGATGCTCGGCTCGCAAACCCAGCAGATCGACTTCATCGGCCAGCACGTAAATCAGTTCAAATTGCCGCACCGAACCGGCCACCGCGCTAAAGGATTCGCCCTGCTGCAGGCGAGCTTCGACCGAGGCGGCCAAGTGGCGTCCATCGGCCATGCCAAAACTGAGCATGGTGTGGGCCAGCGAGGGCGTGTTGTCGAAGGGCACAACGATAAAGTCCACCGAGCGAACGTCTTCCCAGCGGATTTTCCAGTCCGAGTACTGGATGACGGCTTCCTGGTCGGATGTCCAGCGGCATTGGCGGACGTTGCGGATCGTGGCGCCTTGGCGATCGGTTTCGGCGTAGGCCAGCACGGCTTGGTAGGGCAGCCAATCGCGATCCTGCCGTGGTTGGTCGGCGACCGCATCAGGCAAGCTGCGGATCACCCGTTCGGTCGATCGCAGGGAACTGCAGCCGAGACAGGCGAGGAGGAAGCAGGGGAGGAGGCAGTAGGTGAGGAGGCAGTAGGTGAGCAGGAGAACGGATTTCAGCCGCGGAGCGGCGGCATCATGTAGCCATGGGCACAAGCCCATGGAACCGATGAAGCAAGACGCTGTAAAGTCCCAACGGGACGAAATGAATTTGGGGCCGCCGCGGAATCCTGCCGCCCCGTTGGGGCTTGATGCGCGTGGAGTTCGCCCCACCATGGGCTGGCGCCCATGGCTACATCCCTTCGTCCCTTCGGGACTGCAAGCTTTGCGTGTTATGGCAGGGCTACTCATGCGAGCTACGTCGCATGAATCGCCCGGCAAGGCAAGACCAATCGTTAGCGATCGAAGAATTTCTTCAGCGTATGAATCGTCGCGGACCGGCCGGCTCGGGCGATCGACTGGGTCAGGGGGATTTCTTTGGGGCACACGGCCACGCAGTTCTGGGCATTGCCGCAGACCTGCACGCCGCCCGGTCCGGTCAGGGCTTCGTTGCGTTCGTCCGCCAGCGCTTTGCCGGTCGGATGGTTGTTGAACAGCATCGCCTGGGAGATCGCCGCGGCGCCGATGAAGCCCTTGTCATAAGCGGCCGCTTTACGCTGTTCGTAGGCTTCGTCGGATTCGTCCGGCTTCCGCTCGACTTCGATTTTCAGGTATTGCGGGCAGGCTTCCAGGCAGCAGCCACAGCTCATGCACTGGCTGAGCGGGTAGTTCTGCTCTTGCTGTTGCATGCTTTGGCGTTCGCCGGGGCCCATGTCGTTGTAGCTGTCGACAGGCACCCAGCCTTTGACACGCTTGAGCGTTCCGAACAGCCGTCCGCGGTCGACCATCAGGTCGCGGATGACGGGGAACTTGGACATCGGTTCGAGCACAATCTCGTCGGGCTGGTCGCTGACCAGTTTTTCGACCAGCGCCGTGCAGCTTTGCCGGACGTGCCCGTTGATGACCATCGTGCAGGCCCCGCAGACCTCTTCCAGGCAGCCGCAGTCCCAGGCCACCGGCGTGACTTTTTGGCCATCGATGGTTTGCCCGATGGCGGCGATCTTTTGCAGGATGCTGATCACGTTCATGTCCGCTTCGCGCGGCACCGAGAACAGTTGCCAGTACGGTTCTTGGCCGGGGCCGTCTTGGCGGCGGACACGAACTTTAAGCGGCGCGGCTTTGGTGGTGTTTGCTTGAGCGGTACTCATGGTCAGTTATCCGGCACCCATCCTGATGGAAAATTCTTTGGTTCAACTTATCGTAGCTACGCTCGCCAGAGCGTGGGTTGCTACGCTCGCCCGAGCTTGGCAGCGCGGCTCACCCGCTGGCACCCGTGTTTACGGCTTGGCCGACAGTGCGGTTTCGGCTTCTTTCTTGGCAGCCCGTTCCTTCCAGACTTCCTCGATGACTTCCGCCCCGGCCAGACCGTACAGTCGTGGCCGCGGAGGAATCAGCGACGTGTCGACCTCTTCGTAAGTGAGGTCGGGTTGTTGCGACGCATCGTCCCATTTGGCCACGGTGGTTTTTAAATACTTGCGGTTCTTCTCTTCGAACGCATCGCACCACTGTTCGGCTTGTTTGCGTCGTTCGGCGGGGGATTCGGCCGTCAGGCTGGGCGGCGTGAAGTCCGGTTTGTAGTGGGCGCCACGGCACTCGTCGCGTTGCAACGCTCCCTTGAGCACGCACTTGGCCAGCGGGAACATGTCCTGCAGAGCTTTGGCGAAGATCACGTTTTGGTTGGTCCACGAGCCCTGGTCAGAGAGGTGAACCTTCATCGCTCTCTGGTGCAGTTCGTCGACTTTTTCCATCGCCGTTTGCAGTTGATCGTTGCGACGCACCACCGTGGCGCTGCGGGTCATCACGTCCCCGAGTTCCTGATGGATCAGGTACGGGTTCTCGTCGCCACTGCCTTTAAGCAATGAACTGTGGCGTTCTTGTTGAGCGGCCACGGCGGAGGACAGCAGCGATTCGGGAACGTCTTTGTAGGAGCCGCCGGCGTTTTCAGCGAAGGCGATCAGCGAGGGGCTGGCGAACAGGCCGGTGAAAATGCACGACAGCAGCGAGTTGGCGCCCAGGCGATTGGCACCGTGATAGTGGTAATCGCATTCGCCCATGGCATACAGGCCGGGGATCCGCGTCATTTGGTTTTGCGGGGCGCCCGGCTGCAGACCGCCGTCGGAGGACCGTACGTAGTCGGCCCACAGACCGCCCATGCTGTAGTGTACGGCCGGGAAGATCTTCATCGGCACGTCGCGCGGATCGACGCCTTGGAATTTCTCGTAGATTTCCAGGATGCCGCCCAGTTTACGATCCAGCTCGCGGCGTTCGATGTGGGTCAGGTCCAGGTACACGCACATGCGGTCCTGTTCGACGCTCAGCCCTTCATTGACGCAAACGTCGAAAATTTCGCGGGTGGCGATGTCGCGGGGGACCAGGTTGCCGTATTCAGGGAAGTGTTCTTCCAGGAAATAGAAGCGATCCGAGTCGGGAATCGCTTTGGGCTCGCGAGTGTCGTGCGGCTTGCGGGGCACCCATACGCGGCCGCCTTCGCCGCGAGCCGATTCGCTCATCAGCCGCAGTTTGTCCGAACCGGGGATGGCCGTCGGATGAACTTGGATGAATTCGCCATTGGCGTAGTCCGCACCGGCTTGGAAGCAGCGGCTGGCGGCGCTGCCGTTGCAGAACACGCTCATCGTGCTGCGGCCGTAGATCAATCCGCAGCCGCCCGAAGCGACGATCACGGCGTCGGCGGGAAAGGCTCGGATTTCCATCGAGTTCATGTCTTGCGCGACCACTCCGCGGCAGCGACCGCTGTCGTCCTGAATGGGCGACAGGAAATCCCAGAATTCGAACTTGCGAACCAAGCCTTCGGCTTCGCGTCGCCGGACTTGTTCGTCGAGGGCGTACAGCAATTGTTGGCCGGTGGTGGCACCGGCAAACGCCGTTCGCTTGTACAACGTGCCGCCGAAGCGTCGGCGGTCAATAAAGCCTTCGCCGGTGCGGTTAAAAGGCACGCCCAAGCGGTCCATCAAGTCGATCACCTTGGGCGCCCAGTAGGCCATCTCTTTGACCGGCGGCTGGTGGTTCAGGAAGTCGCCGCCGTAAACCGTGTCGTCGAAGTGTTTCCATTCGTTGTCGCCCAGCTGACGCGTTTGGTCGTTGCAGGCGTTGATGCCGCCCTGAGCGCAGACGCTATGGGAACGTTTGACCGGCGTCAGGCTGATCAGGTCCACCGCGACGCCCAGTTCGGCCAATTTCATGGTCGCGGACAGACCGGCAAGTCCTCCGCCGACAACAACAACTCGATGAGCACTCATGGATGACTCCCCCTGGGGAGCAAAAATTAAATGTAGGGCAGGATTGTTCGTAGCTACGCTCGCCAGAGCGTGGGGGCTGCGATTGCGGTGTCCACCGTCTGGCGACGGTAGCTACGGGGTTTTGGGTTCTTCGGGGTCTTCAGGTTTTTCAAGTTCTTCCGCAGCGTCGTCCGGGTCGGCCGGTGCCTCCACCGTGGGATCGGGCTGAGTGCGTTTTTCAACCGACAGCGGCACCGCTCCGGCTTCGACAGCCGCCGGGTACATGCGGTTTTCGATGGTTTCGGCTTTGACCGGATCGGTCACGATCGCGCCCCACCAAGCGGCGACGCCAACAAAGGCCAGGAGCACTCCGAACACGGTGCAGATCTTGGTGGCTCGCTCCTGAGCGGCCGCGGAAATCCACAGTCCCCAGGTGATGCCGGCGGTCCATAGTCCGTTGGCCAAATGGTAAACACAGGCCAATACCCCGATCAGGTAAAAGATCCGCCAGGGCCAGCTGCCCATAGCCCGCGCCAGCGTCGAGGCGGCGTTGTAGGGTTTGAAGTTGGCCATTCCCAGCGGATGAGCCACTAAGTCCAGCCAGACGTGGAAGTGGAACCAGCCGTGCAGGTGGAACACGTGGACCAGCAGAAACACCAGAGCGATCAAGCCAGTCCAGCGTTGCCAGGTGTAGCGGCGGTTGTTGATGTAAGGGTAGTTGCTGGTGTTGCTGCGACCATTCACCGCAATCCAGACACCCACAAATCCGTGGAATAGCAGCGGTAGAAAGATAAATCCCCACTCGATCAGCGGCAGGGCCATGCCGAAGGAATGGATTGCATAGACCGCCCGCTGAAAGGTTTCCACGCTGTTCAGCAGGCTGGCATTGGTGGCCAGGTGGACCACCATGTAAGCACCTAGCGGAATCAGTCCCGAAAGCGAATGGAGGCGGCGAATGGCGAATTCATGTCGCCAATAGAAGGTATCTTCACTCGATGGCTCGGCCACGCGACAGCAACCAATAGAAGGGGCAATGTGGGACCAAAACAGGCAGGCGAGCCACGTTTTTCGACTCGTCTGTGTTGTCAATTACCGTAAATCGTAGGGCCTCGATAACACTTCGCAAGCCGCGGTCAGACGTAATTTTGTCAAACCATGCCAACTATGAGCTATCTTAGTTGGGACGGCATCGAAGTTGCTTTACCTTTTAATGCCGGTCAGCACACTGCCATTGCGACAGTCTGGCAGGATGGAATCGGCGTGGGAAGCATTCAAACCCTCTGGATGCGGATCGTTTTTCTTGGGTGACGCCCGTGACACCTCATTTACTGATTACCGACGATGACGACGCCCTCCGCCAATCCCTTGGCGAAGCGATGCAGCGGCACGGATTTCAGGTCATGTTGGCAGCCGACGGCCAAGAAGCTCTGGAGTTGGTCCAGGCCACGGAAATTCATTTGGCCCTGGTTGATGTCCACATGCCGCGGATCTCGGGCCTGCAGCTGATCGAGCGGTTGCGAGGTTCCGACGTCCAGGTGCCCTGCATTTTGATGTCCGCGGCGTTAGACGAGACGATTCGTCACGAAGCGGAATTGATGCACGTGTTTCGCGTCATCGACAAACCCTTTCGCTTGG from Roseimaritima ulvae includes these protein-coding regions:
- the nth gene encoding endonuclease III, translating into MKKKERAQLVQQRLMELYPEPAIPLDHTDSFTLLVAVLLSAQCTDKKVNEITPALFRVGGTPQRMAALGVDTILDIIRPLGLAPQKAKALAGLSQQLIDRFDSQVPQTFEGLESLPGVGHKTASVVMSQAFGHPAFPVDTHIHRLAQRWGLSDGSSVKKTEQDLKKLFPEDCWNRLHLQIIYYGREYCSARGCDGTKCPLCRELYPNRRKPVVHRKA
- a CDS encoding ABC transporter permease, translating into MADSSLTADRIALRSLRFHWRIAASVALGAAVATAVITGALLVGDSMRGSLRELTEQRLGKIDFAVFPGGFFNPDDWLADQADVVGEPVVYFSRGVLETKVTVDVPGEPEPREVVRRAGAVQILATEPSFWDLDNSGVRPEQMPGPDSVVLNAAAADEIGVGVGDRVTVRLPYEQAVPADSPLGRNEAESEGLPRMEVVAVIPTRGLGRFALSPSQAEPLNVYLSRELVADVLAREGQANVLLIDAADADSNDLADAQRQADALQQSLQPRLGDYGLQLSHIQRSFNDSPVIDYYSLSSDRLMLADEVRQAVVEELNPTRVHPVMTYLANKIERVGNDADEDDADDADADEADADEAEPVVVPYSTLTAIDSLPDLPLNYDFPESISGASQDVGDAIPLVLNSWAAERLGAVVGDRLKVTYFEPETADGQEIARHFESILTDIVPITEPKQPYRRNRSAVFDQRPTVYNDPDLTPTVPGVTDQDSILNWDLPFPLEDGLVKPEDDEYWNDYRLTPKAFIPLAAGQRLFGSRFGDTTSLRIDPATGEDLPALTTAIEQRLLQHKDALGFEVQPIHAQQMAASSGTTPFDVLFLMLSMFVIFAALMLIALLLRLGLLARSREYGTLLATGWSGAAAARLATREGMLAAVAGALLGVALGIGYAWLVLWALRTWWVGAVTVPFLQFHGSVVSLLGGLLGGTLSAWATIRFTTRQLRRTPPRTLLAGQFGEADNGARPAGSSRGWLQPLAWVLIAISLLLGAVATQLGGQSQAGAFVGGGMLLLMGTLVWMYARLRHTARDRSGGTQATDSLWRLAIGNARRNPLRSTLTIGLMASACFLILSMSAFQLSPTDAGVGGFDLIGQTAQPYYRELSDPLVQREVFGNRTQHLAGSTLVSVRMRPGQDASCNNLYKAVQPTVLGVPERLAGLYESEQLTPFAWAASEDMPSGQSPWRALETPAAGTAEDPLPMVLDQATAMWALQIYGGVGATKAFEFDDGQTRHFKVVGLLSNSVLQGVVLIGEANFKTSFPQISGDQYFLIHVPPAQREPLVELLENRLGDVGMDITESRTVLARLLAVQNTYLRTFQSLGALGLLLGTIGLAIAQLRSVLERRGELAVMRAIGFTRWRLAQSVMMEHAALLLAGIGSGVFAALVAVVPYAWLGRAQLPLAEPLAWMAAVLVVGMLAGVTVLSRVIRMPLIQSLRSQ
- a CDS encoding DUF1559 domain-containing protein translates to MRIEHSGAATLRRGFTLVELLVVIAIIGILVGLLLPAVQAAREAVRRISCKNNLHQVVLATHNYHDTFSRLPSGWESRGTSGLPGWGWAAAVLNQMEQTSIHDQIDFTQPIDAAVHTPLRGYVIAGFICPSDTGEDVFAIGEAEGDGHGHGHEDDDHDDEDHEHESESVDDTDPLFSISKSNYAGVFGTFDIHDDAYAGDGLFYGNSAHRFRDATDGLSSTLMYGERNSRLGGSIWHGVVPTANAAESRVVGAADHTPNDPIGHFEDFSSYHPGGVNFALADGSVRFIPDTVDLRVYKALATRNNQEVVQLSDF
- a CDS encoding Lnb N-terminal periplasmic domain-containing protein, with the protein product MIRSLPDAVADQPRQDRDWLPYQAVLAYAETDRQGATIRNVRQCRWTSDQEAVIQYSDWKIRWEDVRSVDFIVVPFDNTPSLAHTMLSFGMADGRHLAASVEARLQQGESFSAVAGSVRQFELIYVLADEVDLLGLRAEHRQDDVYLYRSIATPEQAAELLRHVLRRTNQLAAQPEFYDSIANNCTTNLIEHINHISPETVPSTLQNLLPGHSDSMAYDLGLLATPLPFEQARKQANVTMRIRQHLKDPDFSQRIRH
- the sdhB gene encoding succinate dehydrogenase iron-sulfur subunit produces the protein MSTAQANTTKAAPLKVRVRRQDGPGQEPYWQLFSVPREADMNVISILQKIAAIGQTIDGQKVTPVAWDCGCLEEVCGACTMVINGHVRQSCTALVEKLVSDQPDEIVLEPMSKFPVIRDLMVDRGRLFGTLKRVKGWVPVDSYNDMGPGERQSMQQQEQNYPLSQCMSCGCCLEACPQYLKIEVERKPDESDEAYEQRKAAAYDKGFIGAAAISQAMLFNNHPTGKALADERNEALTGPGGVQVCGNAQNCVAVCPKEIPLTQSIARAGRSATIHTLKKFFDR
- the sdhA gene encoding succinate dehydrogenase flavoprotein subunit, with translation MSAHRVVVVGGGLAGLSATMKLAELGVAVDLISLTPVKRSHSVCAQGGINACNDQTRQLGDNEWKHFDDTVYGGDFLNHQPPVKEMAYWAPKVIDLMDRLGVPFNRTGEGFIDRRRFGGTLYKRTAFAGATTGQQLLYALDEQVRRREAEGLVRKFEFWDFLSPIQDDSGRCRGVVAQDMNSMEIRAFPADAVIVASGGCGLIYGRSTMSVFCNGSAASRCFQAGADYANGEFIQVHPTAIPGSDKLRLMSESARGEGGRVWVPRKPHDTREPKAIPDSDRFYFLEEHFPEYGNLVPRDIATREIFDVCVNEGLSVEQDRMCVYLDLTHIERRELDRKLGGILEIYEKFQGVDPRDVPMKIFPAVHYSMGGLWADYVRSSDGGLQPGAPQNQMTRIPGLYAMGECDYHYHGANRLGANSLLSCIFTGLFASPSLIAFAENAGGSYKDVPESLLSSAVAAQQERHSSLLKGSGDENPYLIHQELGDVMTRSATVVRRNDQLQTAMEKVDELHQRAMKVHLSDQGSWTNQNVIFAKALQDMFPLAKCVLKGALQRDECRGAHYKPDFTPPSLTAESPAERRKQAEQWCDAFEEKNRKYLKTTVAKWDDASQQPDLTYEEVDTSLIPPRPRLYGLAGAEVIEEVWKERAAKKEAETALSAKP
- a CDS encoding succinate dehydrogenase cytochrome b558 subunit, producing MAEPSSEDTFYWRHEFAIRRLHSLSGLIPLGAYMVVHLATNASLLNSVETFQRAVYAIHSFGMALPLIEWGFIFLPLLFHGFVGVWIAVNGRSNTSNYPYINNRRYTWQRWTGLIALVFLLVHVFHLHGWFHFHVWLDLVAHPLGMANFKPYNAASTLARAMGSWPWRIFYLIGVLACVYHLANGLWTAGITWGLWISAAAQERATKICTVFGVLLAFVGVAAWWGAIVTDPVKAETIENRMYPAAVEAGAVPLSVEKRTQPDPTVEAPADPDDAAEELEKPEDPEEPKTP